The following are encoded together in the Proteiniphilum saccharofermentans genome:
- a CDS encoding type IV toxin-antitoxin system AbiEi family antitoxin domain-containing protein has protein sequence MNFLEFKTKMFDLACFNIYQVYAWQPDFDRNNFTRWTKKGYLIRLRQGYFAFSEYKSKPDYSLYFANRIYRPSYISLHTALSFYGMIPEAVVQITNVTTLKTASFANDFGEYSYKNVKENLLFGYELKPMADNRTIQFATPEKALLDLLYLYPFYDSEQELEELRLDEDFLHDDLNKDLLMDYCAKFQSKALDHRVKLLFKTYDL, from the coding sequence CTGGAATTTAAGACTAAAATGTTCGATTTGGCGTGCTTCAATATCTATCAGGTATATGCATGGCAACCCGATTTTGACCGGAATAATTTTACCCGTTGGACTAAGAAAGGATATCTTATCCGATTACGGCAGGGCTATTTTGCTTTTTCGGAGTATAAGAGCAAGCCGGATTATTCTCTTTATTTTGCCAATCGGATTTACCGCCCGTCCTATATTAGTCTACACACGGCATTGTCGTTCTATGGGATGATACCGGAAGCGGTGGTGCAGATTACCAATGTGACAACCCTGAAAACAGCATCTTTCGCCAATGACTTCGGCGAATACTCTTATAAGAATGTCAAAGAAAACCTACTATTCGGGTACGAGTTGAAGCCAATGGCAGACAACCGCACCATACAGTTTGCCACACCCGAGAAGGCATTGCTTGATTTGCTGTATCTTTATCCATTCTACGATAGTGAGCAGGAATTAGAAGAATTACGTTTGGATGAAGATTTCCTGCACGATGATTTAAACAAGGATTTACTGATGGACTACTGCGCCAAATTTCAAAGCAAGGCGCTTGACCATCGGGTAAAGCTACTTTTTAAGACATACGATTTATGA
- a CDS encoding nucleotidyl transferase AbiEii/AbiGii toxin family protein, which produces MIQIEQIRNYFPTQIRGNSGFDKHILKEYLQLMILDYLSSTPSIQKMAFIGGTNLRLVKGIDRFSEDLDFDCKDLSKDKFTEMTNGVIQFLERLGLRVEAKDKENPKLTAFRRNIHFPELLFDLGLSGHKEERFLIKVESQDQGVVYPPVITNIKGCGFFFPFPVPSDGVLCSMKIAAMLARAKGRDFYDLMFLLSQAKPDYDFLSKRCGIHSLQEFKQATAELLKTVDLKKKQKDFEHLLFNKANSEKILRFGEFVDSLTE; this is translated from the coding sequence ATGATACAGATTGAACAGATAAGAAATTATTTTCCGACTCAAATCCGTGGAAATTCAGGCTTCGATAAGCACATACTGAAAGAGTATTTGCAGTTGATGATTCTGGATTACCTTTCTTCTACCCCAAGCATCCAAAAGATGGCTTTTATCGGCGGAACAAACCTGCGTTTGGTAAAAGGGATAGACCGGTTCTCCGAAGATTTGGATTTTGACTGCAAAGACCTGTCGAAAGACAAGTTTACTGAAATGACAAACGGCGTAATCCAGTTTTTGGAGCGTTTAGGGTTGCGGGTAGAGGCAAAGGACAAAGAAAATCCGAAACTAACGGCCTTCCGGCGCAATATCCATTTTCCGGAACTGTTATTTGATTTAGGATTAAGCGGACACAAGGAAGAACGTTTTTTGATAAAGGTCGAAAGTCAAGACCAAGGAGTCGTTTACCCTCCGGTTATTACAAATATCAAGGGTTGCGGATTCTTTTTCCCGTTTCCTGTTCCTTCCGATGGCGTATTGTGCAGCATGAAAATTGCCGCCATGTTAGCCCGTGCAAAAGGACGTGATTTTTACGACCTGATGTTTTTACTTTCGCAAGCCAAGCCGGATTATGATTTTCTGTCAAAGCGTTGTGGAATACATAGCTTACAGGAGTTCAAGCAGGCAACAGCCGAATTACTGAAAACAGTCGATTTGAAGAAGAAGCAAAAGGATTTTGAACACTTACTTTTCAATAAGGCGAATAGTGAGAAGATTTTGAGGTTTGGGGAATTTGTGGATTCGCTTACAGAATAG
- a CDS encoding DUF234 domain-containing protein, with protein sequence METVYEVIKKQRPIFAKEGTQTVRYEVTDNFLRFWFRYIERNRSLIEIGNFEGLSKIMLDDYPTYSGKTLELYFKQKMQESFSYRAIGSWWEPKGNQNEIDIVGVYLDDKSAVAVEVKQQKKNFKPQLFEEKVKILKTKELNKHTVESLCWDLADM encoded by the coding sequence TTGGAAACAGTTTACGAAGTAATTAAAAAGCAACGTCCCATTTTTGCGAAAGAAGGAACACAAACTGTAAGGTACGAAGTAACCGATAATTTCCTGCGCTTTTGGTTCAGATATATTGAGCGGAACAGGTCACTGATTGAGATTGGAAACTTTGAAGGACTGTCTAAAATCATGCTCGATGATTATCCCACTTATTCGGGAAAGACATTGGAACTGTACTTTAAACAAAAGATGCAGGAGAGTTTTTCTTATCGCGCAATAGGCTCGTGGTGGGAACCAAAAGGGAATCAGAATGAGATTGATATTGTGGGAGTATATTTGGATGATAAGAGTGCAGTTGCTGTTGAAGTAAAACAGCAGAAAAAGAACTTCAAACCTCAATTGTTTGAAGAGAAAGTCAAAATCCTAAAAACAAAGGAACTGAATAAACATACAGTAGAAAGTCTTTGCTGGGATTTGGCAGATATGTAA
- the ade gene encoding adenine deaminase, with protein MIDRIEGHIVDVVGREIFEGSVEVENGFITAINRHPVERKSYIMPGFIDAHVHIESSMLTPENFGNVVIREGTVAVVTDPHEIANVMGVGGVDFMIENGRKSPLKTFFTIPSCVPATPFDCSGGVIASGDIAKLAASGQFVGLSEMMDIPGVLSENKEVMAKLAVAEKYRLPIDGHAPLLSGSALATYVSHHISTDHECVSLAEAEEKMALGLKILIREGSAARNYEALKSLIRSNPDVVMFCTDDSHAYELQTAGHIKKLVARSVANGFDLFDVLRIASINPIRHYHLDVGQLRMGDKADFIVVDSLETFDVEQVYIDGVERMRTASPSLLPIAINNFNRDKIAVSSLRKAVSGQIKVISLVEGELLTTVSTYSPKFPVENLEGDTSEDIAKIVYVNRYNNGTPQVAFCKGFHLQKGAFASTIAHDSHNIIAVGNSDIELAGAINAVIESKGGLSVCCDGKTGLLPLPVGGIMSDLPGKEVADIYHELDTRVKQLGCKLDAPFMTLSFLSLVVIPEIKIGEKGLFSYTDFDWIEQ; from the coding sequence ATGATTGATAGAATAGAAGGGCATATAGTAGATGTTGTTGGAAGAGAGATATTTGAAGGGTCTGTCGAGGTGGAAAATGGCTTTATTACCGCTATAAACAGACACCCTGTTGAGCGAAAGAGCTATATTATGCCCGGTTTTATAGACGCTCATGTGCACATTGAGAGTTCGATGCTTACGCCCGAAAACTTTGGCAATGTGGTTATTCGGGAGGGGACGGTCGCGGTGGTTACCGATCCGCATGAAATAGCCAACGTAATGGGGGTTGGTGGTGTTGATTTTATGATTGAAAACGGCAGGAAATCTCCATTGAAGACCTTCTTCACCATTCCGTCTTGTGTGCCGGCCACTCCTTTTGACTGTTCCGGCGGTGTCATAGCCTCCGGTGATATAGCAAAACTGGCGGCTTCCGGGCAATTTGTGGGACTCTCCGAGATGATGGATATACCGGGCGTATTATCCGAAAATAAAGAGGTAATGGCCAAACTTGCTGTGGCTGAAAAATACCGGTTGCCTATTGACGGACATGCTCCCCTGTTATCGGGAAGCGCTCTTGCCACTTATGTAAGTCATCATATCTCTACCGACCACGAATGTGTGTCTCTTGCGGAAGCGGAGGAGAAGATGGCATTGGGGTTGAAAATACTTATCCGCGAGGGAAGCGCTGCCCGTAACTATGAAGCATTGAAATCACTTATTCGTTCCAATCCGGATGTAGTAATGTTCTGTACTGACGACTCCCATGCATATGAACTACAGACGGCGGGCCACATAAAAAAACTCGTGGCCCGTTCCGTGGCAAACGGATTCGATCTGTTTGACGTGCTCAGAATAGCATCCATCAACCCTATTCGTCATTATCATCTCGATGTCGGGCAATTGAGGATGGGGGATAAAGCTGACTTTATTGTGGTGGATAGCCTGGAGACGTTTGACGTGGAACAGGTTTATATTGATGGAGTGGAACGGATGAGAACCGCTTCCCCGTCTCTGCTTCCTATCGCTATTAATAATTTTAATCGCGATAAAATAGCGGTATCTTCATTACGCAAAGCGGTGTCCGGACAAATTAAAGTGATATCTCTTGTCGAAGGTGAACTACTGACCACTGTTTCCACATATTCACCCAAATTCCCTGTAGAGAACCTTGAAGGGGATACAAGTGAAGATATTGCCAAGATCGTGTATGTCAATCGATATAATAACGGGACTCCCCAGGTAGCTTTTTGCAAGGGATTTCACCTTCAGAAAGGCGCTTTCGCCAGTACCATCGCACATGATTCGCATAATATTATCGCTGTCGGCAATTCAGATATAGAGTTGGCCGGCGCCATCAATGCGGTCATTGAGAGCAAAGGAGGACTTTCTGTATGTTGTGACGGAAAAACAGGACTACTACCCTTGCCGGTTGGTGGAATCATGAGTGACCTGCCCGGAAAGGAAGTTGCCGATATTTACCATGAACTTGATACCCGGGTTAAACAACTTGGGTGTAAGCTTGATGCACCATTTATGACACTCTCTTTCCTTTCATTGGTTGTTATTCCTGAAATAAAAATCGGAGAGAAAGGACTTTTTAGCTATACTGACTTTGATTGGATAGAACAGTAA
- a CDS encoding sugar transporter: MAKNRTNIPDPHNRITTVTVRPKFKEWLPCIGIAIAAFVFNTTEFAPIALLSDIAKGFSISEAKAGLLITIYAWVVALASLPLILIFARVERRKLMAGLLILFIISHLLSWQSYNYTSLFVSRIMVACTHAIFWSVAAPMAVQMAPEGHRSAGLGIIATGSSLATILGLPLGRTVGLYMGWRTTFLFIGIAAFLVLIFLMFVLPVLKSENAGSLKSLPKLIKRPALTGIYLLTVIMITAHFTGYTYIEPFMIDIAGLDENVATIVLLIFGIAGIFGSFLFSRYNEKRWLFLMGGSVICVSISLSLMYPLGINIYTIFVLCIFWGISFMIFNLVFQDTVIKVAPDATAVAMSIYSGIYNVGIGSGALIGGIVSTHAGTQYVGMAGCFIGLLAISFYFLVTRRHPRLFL, encoded by the coding sequence GTGGCTAAAAACAGAACAAACATTCCAGACCCACACAATCGTATTACGACCGTAACGGTTCGTCCAAAATTTAAAGAATGGTTACCCTGTATTGGGATTGCCATTGCAGCATTCGTGTTCAATACTACCGAATTTGCTCCTATAGCCCTTTTGAGCGATATAGCAAAAGGTTTTTCCATCAGCGAAGCCAAAGCCGGACTATTGATTACCATCTATGCATGGGTGGTGGCACTGGCTTCTTTACCATTGATACTTATTTTTGCACGAGTAGAGCGTCGTAAATTAATGGCCGGCCTATTGATTTTATTTATTATAAGTCATTTGCTGTCATGGCAATCCTATAATTATACTTCATTATTTGTCTCACGTATTATGGTGGCTTGCACACATGCCATCTTCTGGTCGGTCGCTGCCCCAATGGCTGTGCAAATGGCACCGGAGGGCCACCGTTCAGCCGGATTGGGAATCATTGCTACAGGGAGCTCGTTGGCGACTATACTCGGACTGCCTCTCGGACGAACAGTGGGATTGTATATGGGGTGGAGGACAACTTTCTTATTTATTGGTATAGCTGCTTTCCTGGTATTGATATTCCTGATGTTTGTATTACCGGTCTTAAAAAGTGAGAACGCGGGATCTCTCAAAAGTTTACCCAAATTAATCAAACGCCCGGCACTGACAGGGATATATCTACTGACAGTTATTATGATCACTGCTCATTTTACCGGATACACCTATATAGAACCTTTTATGATCGATATAGCCGGACTTGATGAAAATGTAGCCACTATCGTACTGCTTATTTTCGGTATTGCCGGAATCTTCGGAAGTTTTTTATTCTCCCGTTACAATGAGAAACGATGGCTGTTTCTTATGGGTGGAAGCGTAATTTGTGTATCTATTTCGCTCTCTCTTATGTATCCATTGGGGATCAACATTTATACCATATTTGTATTATGCATATTCTGGGGCATATCATTCATGATCTTTAATCTGGTATTTCAGGATACCGTCATAAAAGTCGCTCCCGATGCAACGGCAGTGGCGATGTCTATTTATTCAGGGATATATAATGTAGGGATTGGCAGCGGCGCGCTTATTGGCGGGATTGTAAGCACACATGCAGGAACTCAGTACGTAGGTATGGCGGGATGTTTTATAGGTTTACTGGCCATATCTTTTTATTTCTTAGTGACAAGACGCCATCCCCGACTGTTCTTATGA
- a CDS encoding lysophospholipid acyltransferase family protein encodes MQKLIAYPLSIIYYLLFGATLVIFHVVQWICFNLFGYNAHKKSVDVLCFFLVLNTYVLGTKYKIRGLEKLPADTPLIVASNHQSWYDITTIGWYMRKIHPKYVSKIELGKGIPSISYNLRHGGSVLIDRKDGKQALSAIRQLAEYIEIHKRSAVIFPEGTRSNTGKPRRFAENGLKILCKYAPSAYVVPVTINNSWKMTRWGSFPLGIGTKIEFTIHDPIPVKDTPFPTLFEKTEQVIIQSIN; translated from the coding sequence ATGCAAAAGTTAATAGCATATCCCCTCTCCATTATTTATTACCTATTGTTTGGAGCTACGCTGGTAATTTTTCACGTGGTTCAATGGATATGCTTCAACCTGTTCGGATATAACGCCCACAAAAAGAGTGTCGATGTGCTATGTTTCTTCCTTGTATTGAACACTTATGTGCTGGGCACAAAATATAAGATCAGAGGACTGGAAAAACTTCCCGCAGATACACCCCTGATTGTTGCCTCCAATCATCAGAGTTGGTATGACATCACGACTATCGGGTGGTATATGCGAAAAATTCATCCTAAATATGTCAGTAAGATCGAGTTGGGAAAAGGGATTCCCAGCATATCATACAATTTAAGGCATGGCGGATCTGTATTGATCGACAGGAAGGATGGAAAACAGGCTTTATCCGCCATCCGGCAATTGGCAGAGTATATAGAAATACACAAACGTTCGGCAGTCATATTCCCTGAAGGGACACGAAGCAATACCGGCAAACCACGGCGCTTTGCCGAGAACGGATTGAAAATCCTCTGCAAATACGCACCTTCCGCCTATGTTGTTCCTGTCACGATCAACAATTCGTGGAAAATGACAAGATGGGGTTCTTTCCCTTTAGGCATAGGCACTAAAATCGAGTTTACCATTCATGATCCTATCCCCGTAAAAGATACACCTTTCCCTACCCTTTTTGAAAAGACTGAACAGGTAATAATCCAGTCTATAAATTGA
- a CDS encoding helix-turn-helix domain-containing protein codes for MWTEMSDPAIIEELSKRFRELRLKKNMQQKELSEYSGVAIGTIRRFENGETISTESLIKVMRGLGILENLEQLIPEEPISPILMKKLQSKKRMRASSSKK; via the coding sequence ATGTGGACAGAAATGAGTGATCCCGCTATCATTGAAGAGTTGTCGAAGCGGTTCAGGGAATTACGGTTAAAGAAGAACATGCAGCAGAAAGAGCTTTCTGAATATTCAGGTGTAGCTATAGGAACTATCCGGAGATTCGAAAACGGTGAAACCATTTCAACAGAAAGTTTGATAAAGGTCATGCGGGGGCTTGGCATACTGGAAAATCTGGAACAGTTAATACCCGAAGAACCCATAAGTCCTATCCTTATGAAAAAATTGCAAAGCAAGAAAAGAATGCGTGCGAGTTCATCAAAGAAATAA
- a CDS encoding type II toxin-antitoxin system HipA family toxin, whose protein sequence is MDDLIVDVNIWGNNVGALIWDHNNEAASFQYDDKFLRSGLDVSPVMMPLRNSAGMVYQFQQNRNNCFKGLPGLIADSLPDAFGSQIIYEWFASRGLSDEQITPLDYLCYVGKRAMGALEFQPSKEIPGLDQSTRIYIDELTALAEEVFKNRLEFQSRLQNQDQKILDILKVGTSAGGAKPKAIIAYNESTNEVRSGQVLAPEGFTYWLLKFDGGVYEEHFQITDNPKGIGNIEYAYYLMAKAVGINMMECRLLKEGDSNHFMTKRFDRTDSGEKLHIQTLAGIAHYDRDQRHAYEQAFRLMRQMQLPYIQQEEFYRRMVFNVVARNHDDHTKNHSFIMDRSGQWRLAPAYDLCYSFNPQGRWTNRHQMSVNGKQDGFTFEDLKTVADRMGIKHGKEIIEKVVDTVSAWEQFAQEAGVTANQVKEIKSNLLLLRP, encoded by the coding sequence ATGGATGACTTAATTGTTGATGTAAATATCTGGGGGAATAATGTGGGTGCTCTTATATGGGATCACAACAACGAAGCTGCATCGTTTCAATATGACGATAAGTTTTTGCGTTCCGGGCTTGATGTTTCTCCTGTCATGATGCCATTGCGTAATTCGGCAGGGATGGTTTACCAATTCCAGCAAAACCGAAACAATTGTTTTAAGGGATTGCCGGGGTTGATTGCTGATTCTCTTCCCGATGCTTTCGGTAGCCAGATTATCTATGAGTGGTTTGCATCACGAGGATTGTCTGATGAACAAATCACCCCATTAGACTATTTATGTTACGTGGGTAAACGGGCGATGGGGGCTTTAGAATTTCAACCTTCAAAGGAAATACCGGGATTGGATCAGTCTACACGGATTTACATTGACGAACTCACGGCATTGGCTGAGGAAGTATTCAAAAACCGGCTGGAATTTCAGAGCAGGTTACAAAATCAGGATCAAAAAATACTTGACATACTGAAGGTTGGGACATCTGCCGGTGGAGCCAAACCGAAAGCGATTATCGCCTATAACGAATCGACCAATGAAGTGCGGTCGGGTCAAGTTCTCGCTCCGGAAGGTTTTACTTATTGGCTTCTGAAATTTGACGGTGGAGTTTATGAAGAACATTTCCAAATCACCGATAATCCGAAAGGAATCGGTAATATAGAGTATGCTTATTATCTAATGGCCAAAGCAGTAGGAATAAATATGATGGAGTGCCGGTTGTTGAAAGAAGGCGATAGTAATCATTTTATGACAAAACGCTTTGACCGTACCGATTCCGGCGAGAAGTTGCATATTCAAACTTTAGCGGGAATAGCTCATTATGACCGGGATCAACGACATGCTTACGAACAGGCTTTCCGGTTAATGCGACAAATGCAGCTACCATATATCCAACAGGAAGAGTTTTACCGTCGGATGGTATTCAATGTGGTAGCCCGCAACCATGACGACCATACGAAAAACCATTCATTTATTATGGATCGCTCGGGCCAATGGCGGCTGGCTCCGGCTTATGACTTGTGCTATTCCTTCAACCCGCAAGGACGTTGGACGAATCGGCATCAAATGTCTGTCAACGGCAAGCAAGACGGATTTACATTCGAAGACCTGAAAACAGTAGCCGACCGAATGGGCATAAAACATGGAAAAGAAATCATCGAAAAAGTGGTCGATACGGTTTCTGCATGGGAACAGTTTGCCCAGGAAGCCGGAGTAACGGCAAATCAGGTAAAGGAAATAAAATCAAATTTGCTATTACTTCGACCATAA
- a CDS encoding IS4 family transposase has product MHKDPFVFSQLVQFMDRNHFNYLVRKYEGDRYVKSFTCWNQLLTMMFGQLTNRESLRDLIVATEAHSGKLYHLGMGKSVTRSNLSKANEQRDYRIFEDYAKFMINEARKRRIDKIFELEGHVYAFDSTTIDLCLSVFEWAKFRKHKGGIKMHTLYDIEAQVPAFVHITPANVHDSKAMLEIPYEPGAHYIFDRGYNDYGNLYTIHRTKGFFVLRAKNNVQMKPRTWKRRLARGIVSDIVGTFTVYKSTKVYPEELRKVICIDPEDGSKYIFLTNNLTATASLISELYRNRWSVELFFKWVKQHLRIKKFWGTSENAVRVQIYCAIITYCLVAIVQHGMKLERSIYEVLQILGISLTDKTHLRDLFDKKNINDVKDLYGSSELNLFNF; this is encoded by the coding sequence ATGCATAAAGACCCATTCGTTTTCTCCCAATTAGTCCAGTTCATGGATAGGAATCACTTCAATTACCTTGTACGCAAGTATGAAGGTGATAGATACGTCAAGAGCTTTACCTGTTGGAATCAGCTACTTACGATGATGTTCGGGCAACTGACCAACCGCGAAAGCCTCCGCGATCTAATTGTAGCGACCGAGGCGCATAGCGGCAAACTTTACCATCTTGGAATGGGAAAGTCGGTGACCCGAAGCAATCTTAGCAAGGCTAATGAGCAGCGCGACTATCGTATATTCGAGGACTATGCCAAGTTCATGATCAACGAGGCAAGGAAGCGGCGGATTGACAAAATCTTCGAGCTTGAAGGGCATGTCTATGCGTTCGATTCGACTACGATTGACCTGTGTCTGTCGGTGTTCGAATGGGCTAAATTCCGTAAGCATAAAGGCGGCATCAAGATGCACACGCTTTACGATATAGAGGCTCAAGTTCCTGCTTTCGTGCATATTACTCCGGCAAACGTACACGATTCCAAGGCTATGCTTGAGATACCATACGAGCCAGGGGCCCATTATATTTTCGATCGCGGCTACAACGATTACGGCAACCTGTACACTATTCACCGCACTAAAGGATTCTTCGTTCTGAGAGCCAAAAACAACGTCCAGATGAAGCCGAGAACTTGGAAAAGGCGACTTGCGCGAGGCATCGTTTCCGACATAGTCGGCACTTTCACCGTGTATAAAAGCACCAAGGTTTATCCGGAGGAACTGCGAAAGGTGATTTGCATCGATCCTGAGGATGGTAGCAAATACATTTTTCTTACCAATAATCTGACAGCCACGGCCTCTCTGATTTCGGAACTTTACCGCAATCGGTGGAGTGTGGAACTATTCTTCAAATGGGTGAAGCAACATCTCCGAATCAAGAAGTTCTGGGGTACATCAGAGAATGCCGTGCGTGTCCAAATCTATTGTGCAATAATTACTTATTGCCTTGTAGCAATAGTTCAACACGGCATGAAATTGGAACGCAGCATCTACGAAGTCCTTCAAATTCTTGGAATCTCGCTTACCGACAAGACCCATTTGCGGGACTTGTTCGACAAAAAGAATATCAATGATGTCAAAGATCTCTATGGTTCGAGTGAACTAAATTTATTCAACTTTTAA
- a CDS encoding GNAT family N-acetyltransferase codes for MKIRKVTLEDAKGICDIYNYYVENTAVTFETAVVSIDEMQQRIKGFLDEGFPYYVGEINGKIAGYCYLHNWNNRCAYSSTKEVTIYLDKDIQGKGFGTILYQYLFKEITSVH; via the coding sequence ATGAAAATAAGGAAAGTGACATTAGAAGATGCAAAAGGCATCTGTGATATTTACAATTATTATGTGGAAAATACAGCCGTCACCTTTGAAACGGCTGTCGTAAGCATTGACGAAATGCAACAACGTATTAAAGGCTTTTTAGATGAGGGCTTTCCTTATTATGTCGGAGAGATTAACGGTAAAATTGCAGGCTATTGTTACCTGCATAACTGGAATAACCGTTGTGCTTATTCATCCACTAAAGAGGTTACAATTTATTTGGATAAAGATATACAGGGCAAAGGTTTTGGTACGATTCTCTATCAGTATCTTTTTAAAGAAATCACAAGTGTCCACTAA
- a CDS encoding ArsR/SmtB family transcription factor, whose protein sequence is MSKKELTVEQEQLARFAKALGHPIRIAILEMLASKSCCYHGDMSEILPIAKSTLSQHLNELKDAGLVQGAITLPTVKYCINEENWEKAKSLFSVFFVDINNEESCNSE, encoded by the coding sequence ATGTCAAAGAAAGAACTGACCGTCGAACAAGAACAACTTGCACGGTTCGCCAAAGCATTGGGGCATCCTATTCGTATCGCTATACTGGAAATGCTTGCAAGCAAATCGTGTTGTTATCATGGTGATATGTCGGAAATACTGCCCATTGCCAAAAGTACGTTATCCCAGCATCTGAACGAACTTAAGGATGCAGGACTGGTACAGGGCGCAATCACGTTGCCGACAGTCAAATACTGTATCAATGAAGAAAATTGGGAAAAGGCAAAAAGTTTGTTTTCTGTATTTTTTGTCGATATCAATAACGAAGAAAGTTGTAACTCCGAGTAA
- a CDS encoding nucleoside triphosphate pyrophosphohydrolase family protein has product MNKTDFNEIIRRSKKIRELYHEAEKQHHGNEWTIEEDALAFLTDAGLVGRYTMSQQGRWPKENTHAELEHKLGECIWWLVVLADRMNIDMEEALEKFLSKTEKLFGK; this is encoded by the coding sequence ATGAATAAAACAGATTTCAACGAGATAATCCGACGCTCCAAAAAGATACGGGAGTTGTATCATGAGGCGGAAAAACAACATCACGGAAATGAATGGACAATAGAAGAAGATGCATTGGCTTTTCTGACCGATGCAGGATTGGTCGGACGGTACACGATGTCGCAACAGGGACGTTGGCCGAAAGAAAACACCCATGCCGAGTTGGAACATAAACTGGGTGAATGTATCTGGTGGCTAGTTGTTTTAGCCGACAGGATGAACATTGATATGGAAGAAGCGTTAGAAAAATTCCTTTCCAAAACAGAGAAATTATTCGGAAAATAA
- a CDS encoding DNA-3-methyladenine glycosylase I: protein MSYCFYIDTMQPEERKALHKNYHDNHYGFPIHDDNELFGRLIMEINQAGLSWETILKKESSFREAYDSFNIKKVASYTEKDRERLLNDAGIIRNRLKINAAIENANTILALQQEFGSFEKWLEHHHPKTKDEWVKLFKKTFRFTGGEIVNEFLMSIGYLSGSHSENCPVYKEILKQNPMWNAGRK from the coding sequence ATGTCCTATTGCTTTTACATAGACACCATGCAACCCGAAGAGAGAAAAGCGTTGCACAAGAATTACCACGACAATCATTACGGTTTTCCTATCCACGATGATAACGAATTGTTCGGTCGACTGATCATGGAGATCAATCAGGCGGGATTAAGTTGGGAAACCATTTTAAAGAAAGAATCCTCATTCAGGGAAGCTTACGATAGTTTTAATATTAAAAAAGTAGCATCTTACACTGAAAAAGACCGTGAACGTTTGCTGAATGATGCGGGTATTATCCGTAACCGATTGAAAATCAATGCTGCAATAGAAAACGCCAACACTATTCTCGCATTACAACAAGAGTTCGGTTCTTTTGAAAAATGGCTCGAGCATCACCACCCTAAAACAAAAGACGAGTGGGTAAAGCTGTTCAAAAAAACCTTTCGTTTTACCGGTGGTGAAATTGTGAACGAGTTTTTGATGAGTATTGGTTATTTATCCGGATCACATTCCGAAAACTGCCCTGTTTATAAAGAAATTCTGAAACAAAACCCTATGTGGAACGCAGGAAGAAAATGA